In the Streptomyces sp. BHT-5-2 genome, one interval contains:
- a CDS encoding serine/threonine-protein kinase: protein MGIFGGEGRLIGERYRLGIRLGRGGMGTVWRATDELLGRQVAVKELNLDDVAAEPEARVQRDRAIREARTVAQVKHPNVIVVHDVVEQDGRPWIVMELVEGPSLADRLASAGPLAPVEAARIGRALLGALRAAHARDVLHRDIKPANVLLEDGSDRVVLTDFGIAQVPGATTLTGAAGFVGSPEYTAPERMAGRGAGPEADLWSLGVLLCAALSGVTPFRRDSMAGVLHAVVYEDIELPSADGPLAEAIRGLLERDPRRRLDLDATERLLSGVPAPARDPFAERGAGARPDARPPHTDPFRPLGAAGRRAPAAPVAPLAGAMPAGPAPAPGAAPSAGVAPAYVEHAAPPGHRAATPGTPGTPVPSATRPQDHRRSLVLVAAAAVVGIGGAAAGLAAFLANGGGGHATDDLTAAHTGTSAQATAHKGKKGRQGPPGPTGTPDPAGSSGPRGIAPGDLGPTITVTASAGRDAAAPAPPGYQTVRDPAGFTMAVPTGFTRSYENSRVYYYSEGKRFRIGVQLQKPVPEGPIGAMRTADANGPKNYPGYRDGTVVETTHNGLRAGRWQFVWDGSAQDAGARYTYDLSWNEGGRMMDVWISSPVASRADAKRQFDTAIDSFQLAGH from the coding sequence ATGGGCATCTTCGGGGGAGAAGGCCGGCTGATCGGTGAGCGCTATCGCCTGGGCATCCGCCTGGGCCGTGGCGGTATGGGAACGGTCTGGCGGGCCACGGACGAACTACTCGGCCGCCAGGTGGCCGTCAAGGAACTCAACCTGGACGACGTCGCGGCCGAGCCCGAGGCCCGGGTGCAGCGCGACCGGGCGATACGGGAGGCGCGGACGGTCGCCCAGGTCAAGCACCCGAACGTGATCGTGGTGCACGACGTGGTCGAGCAGGACGGGCGGCCGTGGATCGTGATGGAGCTGGTGGAGGGCCCGTCGCTGGCCGACCGGCTGGCGTCCGCCGGGCCGCTCGCGCCGGTCGAGGCGGCCCGGATCGGCCGGGCGCTGCTGGGCGCGCTGCGGGCCGCGCACGCCCGTGACGTGCTGCACCGCGACATCAAACCGGCCAACGTGCTGCTGGAGGACGGCAGCGACCGGGTGGTCCTCACGGACTTCGGGATCGCCCAGGTGCCGGGGGCGACGACGCTGACCGGCGCCGCCGGCTTCGTCGGGTCGCCGGAGTACACCGCGCCGGAGCGGATGGCCGGGCGCGGCGCCGGCCCGGAGGCCGACCTGTGGTCGCTGGGCGTGCTGCTGTGCGCCGCCCTCAGTGGTGTGACGCCGTTCCGCCGGGACTCCATGGCAGGGGTGCTGCACGCCGTGGTCTACGAGGACATCGAACTCCCCTCGGCGGACGGGCCGTTGGCGGAGGCGATCCGGGGCCTGCTGGAGCGCGATCCGCGGCGGCGGCTGGACCTCGACGCGACGGAGCGGCTGCTGAGCGGCGTCCCGGCCCCGGCGCGCGACCCCTTCGCCGAGCGGGGTGCCGGTGCCCGGCCGGATGCCCGCCCGCCGCACACGGACCCGTTCCGCCCGCTGGGCGCGGCCGGCCGCCGGGCTCCCGCCGCTCCCGTGGCCCCCTTGGCCGGGGCCATGCCGGCTGGCCCCGCTCCCGCCCCGGGCGCCGCGCCCTCGGCCGGAGTCGCTCCCGCTTACGTGGAGCACGCCGCGCCCCCCGGCCACCGAGCCGCCACCCCTGGGACCCCCGGAACCCCCGTACCGTCCGCCACCCGCCCACAGGACCACCGGAGGAGCCTCGTCCTGGTGGCGGCCGCCGCCGTCGTCGGCATCGGTGGTGCCGCGGCCGGTCTCGCCGCCTTCCTGGCCAACGGGGGCGGCGGCCATGCCACCGACGACCTGACCGCCGCGCACACCGGTACGTCGGCGCAGGCGACCGCTCACAAGGGGAAGAAGGGGCGGCAGGGCCCGCCCGGCCCCACCGGTACCCCCGACCCGGCGGGTTCGTCGGGCCCACGGGGCATCGCGCCCGGCGACCTCGGCCCCACGATCACGGTGACCGCGTCGGCCGGGCGCGACGCCGCCGCACCGGCCCCGCCCGGCTACCAGACCGTCCGGGACCCAGCCGGCTTCACCATGGCCGTCCCCACCGGCTTCACCCGCTCCTACGAGAACTCGCGGGTCTACTACTACTCCGAGGGCAAGCGCTTCCGGATAGGTGTGCAACTGCAGAAGCCGGTGCCCGAGGGGCCGATCGGCGCGATGCGCACGGCGGACGCCAACGGGCCGAAGAACTACCCCGGTTACCGCGACGGGACCGTCGTCGAGACCACCCACAACGGCCTCCGGGCCGGCCGCTGGCAGTTCGTCTGGGACGGCAGCGCCCAGGACGCCGGCGCCCGCTACACCTACGACCTCAGCTGGAACGAGGGCGGCCGGATGATGGACGTCTGGATCTCCTCGCCGGTCGCCTCCCGCGCGGACGCCAAGCGGCAGTTCGACACCGCGATCGACTCCTTCCAGCTGGCCGGCCACTGA
- a CDS encoding succinic semialdehyde dehydrogenase → MTDSQDTGTSASAADEAPRDAAQSVPQEAPGAPAQETPADGNPVALAAPGTRTAADVVPPEVAARLTRAVVGSGTTANHTPFTGEKLADLPESTPEDVATAFERARAAQERWAKVPVRQRAAVLLRFHDLVLRRQAEVLDLIQLETGKARLHAHEEVQAVAVAARHYGRKAPAYLRPKGHTGVVPTLTKVTELRQPRGVVGQIAPWNYPFELTVGDALPAFVAGNAVVMKPDTETALTALWAREQLIEAGLPEDVWQVVLGEGPVVGPEVVRHADYVSFTGSTRTGREVARGAADRLVGVSLELGGKNAMLVLHDADVEKAAAGAVRGCFSSAGQLCISIERLYVHESIADAFVERFAARTRAMRLGNALAYGADMGSLVGARQLETVTRHVEEAVAKGARVLAGGRPRPDIGPLFYEPTILDGVEPPMAVCGEETFGPVVSIYRFRDEDEVVARANATPYGLNSSVWTKDGRRGRAVAARLRTGTVNVNESYAAGYGSVQSPMGGMGDSGLGRRHGSEGILKYTEAQTVAHQRLMPLAPSFGMTDEKYAAFMTRSLRAMKALRLR, encoded by the coding sequence ATGACGGACTCGCAGGACACCGGAACTTCCGCCTCCGCCGCCGACGAGGCCCCCCGGGACGCGGCCCAGAGCGTCCCCCAGGAGGCCCCCGGGGCCCCGGCCCAGGAGACCCCCGCCGACGGCAACCCGGTCGCGCTCGCCGCGCCCGGCACCCGTACCGCCGCGGACGTCGTCCCCCCGGAAGTGGCCGCCCGCCTCACCCGCGCCGTGGTCGGCAGCGGGACGACCGCCAACCACACCCCGTTCACCGGGGAGAAGCTGGCGGACCTGCCCGAGTCCACCCCCGAGGACGTCGCCACCGCCTTCGAGCGCGCCCGGGCCGCGCAGGAGCGTTGGGCGAAGGTACCGGTCCGGCAGCGCGCCGCGGTCCTGCTCCGCTTCCACGACCTGGTCCTGCGCCGCCAGGCCGAGGTGCTCGACCTGATCCAGCTGGAGACCGGCAAGGCCCGGCTGCACGCCCACGAGGAGGTGCAGGCGGTCGCCGTCGCCGCCCGCCACTACGGCCGCAAGGCCCCGGCCTACCTCCGCCCCAAGGGCCACACCGGCGTCGTCCCGACCCTCACCAAGGTCACCGAACTCCGCCAGCCGCGCGGCGTGGTGGGGCAAATCGCCCCCTGGAACTACCCCTTCGAGCTGACCGTCGGCGACGCCCTGCCCGCCTTCGTCGCGGGCAACGCCGTGGTCATGAAACCCGACACCGAGACCGCGCTGACCGCCCTGTGGGCGCGCGAGCAGCTGATCGAGGCCGGGCTCCCCGAGGACGTCTGGCAGGTGGTCCTCGGCGAGGGCCCGGTCGTCGGCCCGGAGGTCGTCCGGCACGCCGACTACGTCTCGTTCACCGGCTCCACCCGCACCGGCCGCGAGGTCGCCCGGGGCGCCGCCGACCGCCTCGTCGGCGTCTCCCTCGAACTCGGCGGCAAGAACGCCATGTTGGTGCTGCACGACGCCGACGTGGAGAAGGCCGCCGCCGGCGCCGTCCGCGGCTGCTTCTCCTCCGCGGGCCAGCTGTGCATCTCCATCGAGCGGCTCTACGTCCACGAGTCGATCGCCGACGCCTTCGTCGAGCGGTTCGCCGCCCGTACGAGGGCCATGCGGCTGGGCAACGCCCTCGCCTACGGCGCCGACATGGGCTCGCTGGTCGGTGCGCGCCAGTTGGAGACCGTCACCCGGCACGTGGAGGAGGCGGTGGCCAAGGGCGCCCGGGTGCTCGCCGGCGGCCGCCCCCGCCCGGACATCGGCCCGCTCTTCTACGAGCCGACCATCCTGGACGGCGTCGAGCCGCCGATGGCCGTCTGCGGCGAGGAGACCTTCGGCCCGGTCGTCTCGATCTACCGCTTCCGCGACGAGGACGAGGTGGTGGCCCGCGCCAACGCCACGCCGTACGGCCTGAATTCCAGCGTCTGGACCAAGGACGGCCGCCGCGGCCGGGCGGTCGCGGCCCGCCTGCGCACCGGCACGGTCAACGTCAACGAGTCCTACGCGGCCGGCTACGGCAGCGTGCAGTCCCCGATGGGCGGCATGGGCGACTCCGGTCTGGGCCGCCGGCACGGTTCCGAGGGCATCCTCAAGTACACCGAGGCCCAGACCGTCGCCCACCAGCGACTGATGCCGCTGGCCCCCTCCTTCGGCATGACCGACGAAAAGTACGCCGCCTTCATGACCCGCAGCCTGCGCGCCATGAAGGCCCTGCGCCTGCGCTGA
- a CDS encoding GMC oxidoreductase gives MPQPNPAQPHAPKGESSYDYDVIVIGSGFGGSVSALRLTEKGYRVGVLEAGRRFTRDTLPKNSWDLRNYLWAPALGLYGIQRIHLLGNVMVLAGAGVGGGSLNYANTLYVPPKAFFDDPQWREITDWQQELQPYYDQARRMLGVRLNPTMTPSDVHLKAAAQAMGVGDSFHMAPVGVFFGDGEDADGTPRAKPGGEVADPYFGGAGPSRRACTECGECMTGCRHGAKNTLTENYLHLAERAGAVIHPMTSVVALTEDSRGGFAVRTLPTDNKKKGAGRTFTARRVVLAAGTYGTQTLLHRMKDSGLLPYLSDRLGTLTRTNSEALVGAQTTSRRYRARHGAERVDFTRGVAITSSIHPDENTHIEPVRYGRGSNAMGSLTVLQVPYRPAGRVLGWAGNMVRHPVLALRSLSNRRWSERTIIGLVMQSLDNSLTTYRKPRGLGKGLLTARQGHGAPNPDQIPEATEAATLLAQEINGFAGSNVGELMGTPLTAHFLGGCPIGADAGSGVIDPYHRLYGHPGISVVDGAAVSANLGVNPSLTITAQAERAMSLWPNKGEPDPRPAPGRPYARVVPVEPLSPAVPASAFAALKLPLLPVPPVPPKNPHHPTPETTTSEEPPE, from the coding sequence GTGCCACAGCCCAACCCGGCCCAACCCCACGCCCCAAAGGGCGAGTCCAGCTACGACTACGACGTCATAGTCATCGGCTCCGGCTTCGGCGGCTCCGTCTCCGCCCTCCGCCTGACCGAGAAGGGCTACCGCGTCGGCGTCCTCGAAGCCGGCCGCCGCTTCACCCGCGACACCCTGCCCAAGAACTCCTGGGACCTCAGGAACTACCTGTGGGCCCCGGCCCTCGGCCTCTACGGCATCCAGCGCATCCATCTGCTCGGCAACGTCATGGTGCTGGCGGGCGCCGGCGTCGGCGGCGGCTCGCTCAACTACGCCAACACCCTCTACGTCCCGCCCAAGGCGTTCTTCGACGACCCCCAGTGGCGCGAGATCACCGACTGGCAGCAGGAGTTGCAGCCGTACTACGACCAGGCCCGGCGGATGCTCGGCGTCCGGCTCAACCCGACGATGACCCCGTCCGACGTCCATCTGAAGGCGGCCGCCCAGGCCATGGGCGTCGGCGATTCCTTCCACATGGCCCCGGTCGGGGTGTTCTTCGGCGACGGCGAGGACGCCGACGGCACACCGCGCGCGAAGCCCGGAGGGGAGGTCGCCGACCCCTACTTCGGCGGCGCGGGCCCGTCCCGCCGGGCGTGCACCGAGTGCGGCGAGTGCATGACCGGCTGCCGGCACGGCGCCAAGAACACCCTCACCGAGAACTACCTCCACCTCGCCGAGCGGGCGGGCGCGGTGATCCACCCGATGACCTCGGTCGTCGCCCTCACCGAGGACTCCCGCGGCGGCTTCGCGGTCCGGACGCTGCCCACCGACAACAAGAAGAAGGGTGCCGGCAGGACGTTCACCGCCCGCAGGGTGGTGCTGGCCGCCGGCACCTACGGCACCCAGACCCTGCTGCACCGCATGAAGGACAGCGGGCTGCTGCCGTACCTCTCCGACCGCCTGGGCACCCTGACCCGCACCAACTCCGAGGCGCTGGTGGGCGCGCAGACCACCAGCCGGCGCTACCGCGCGCGGCACGGCGCCGAGCGGGTCGACTTCACCCGGGGCGTCGCGATCACCTCGTCCATCCACCCGGACGAGAACACCCACATCGAGCCGGTCCGCTACGGCAGGGGCTCCAACGCCATGGGCAGCCTGACGGTGCTTCAGGTCCCGTACCGCCCGGCCGGCCGGGTCCTGGGCTGGGCCGGCAACATGGTCCGCCACCCGGTGCTGGCGCTCCGCTCGCTCTCCAACCGCCGCTGGTCCGAGCGCACCATCATCGGCCTGGTGATGCAGTCCCTGGACAACTCCCTCACCACGTACCGCAAACCGCGCGGCCTCGGGAAGGGCCTGCTCACCGCCCGGCAGGGCCATGGCGCCCCCAACCCCGACCAGATCCCGGAGGCCACCGAGGCGGCCACCCTGCTCGCCCAGGAGATCAACGGCTTCGCGGGCAGCAACGTCGGCGAGCTGATGGGCACCCCGCTGACCGCGCACTTCCTCGGCGGCTGCCCCATCGGCGCGGACGCCGGCAGCGGCGTCATCGACCCCTACCACCGGCTCTACGGCCACCCCGGCATCTCGGTCGTCGACGGGGCCGCGGTCTCCGCCAACCTCGGCGTCAACCCGTCCCTGACGATCACCGCCCAGGCGGAACGCGCCATGTCCCTGTGGCCCAACAAGGGCGAGCCGGACCCGCGCCCGGCCCCCGGGCGGCCCTACGCCCGCGTGGTGCCCGTCGAGCCCCTCAGTCCGGCCGTCCCCGCCTCGGCCTTCGCGGCCCTCAAACTCCCCCTCCTGCCCGTCCCCCCGGTGCCGCCCAAGAACCCCCACCACCCGACGCCGGAGACCACGACGTCGGAGGAGCCCCCGGAGTAG
- a CDS encoding chorismate mutase, which translates to MTTTSSTAPTTTTAPDSGARTPEAADVIQDARRRIDDLDGRIIGLIQERMAVSAVIQRERIASGGPRLSLSREMEVLGHYRGQLGRQGTAVAMTLLELSRGRV; encoded by the coding sequence ATGACCACGACGAGCAGCACCGCACCGACGACGACCACCGCCCCGGACTCCGGCGCACGGACCCCCGAGGCGGCCGACGTGATCCAGGACGCCCGGCGCCGGATCGACGATCTCGACGGCCGCATCATCGGGCTGATCCAGGAACGGATGGCCGTCTCGGCGGTCATCCAACGCGAGCGGATCGCCTCGGGCGGGCCGCGCCTGAGCCTCTCCCGCGAGATGGAGGTGCTCGGCCACTACCGCGGCCAGCTCGGCCGCCAGGGCACCGCAGTGGCGATGACCCTGCTGGAGCTCTCCCGGGGCCGGGTCTGA
- the guaA gene encoding glutamine-hydrolyzing GMP synthase, which produces MPSAPPAAAPDVVLVVDFGAQYAQLIARRVREARVYSEIVPSTMPVAEMLAKNPRAIILSGGPSSVYAEGAPRLDRSLFEAGVPVFGMCYGFQLMATALGGTVDNNGAREYGRTALAVSRPGSTLFEGTPAEQSVWMSHGDACSAAPEGFTVTASTDLVPVAAFENDEKKLYGVQYHPEVLHSTHGQQVLEHFLYRGAGIEPTWTTTSVVEEQVAAIREQVGSKRAICGLSGGVDSAVAAALVQKAIGDQLTCVYVDHGLMRKGETEQVEKDFVAATGVQLKVVDASERFLNALKGVSEPEQKRKIIGREFIRVFEQAQAELVAEAGAEGEEVAFLVQGTLYPDIVESGGGTGTANIKSHHNVGGLPDDLEFELVEPLRKLFKDEVRMVGSELGLPDEIVHRQPFPGPGLGIRIVGEVTQERLDLLREADAIAREELTTAGLDREIWQCPVVLLADVRSVGVQGDGRTYGHPIVLRPVSSEDAMTADWTRMPYEVLARISTRITNEVADVNRVVLDVTSKPPGTIEWE; this is translated from the coding sequence GTGCCATCAGCGCCCCCTGCCGCCGCACCGGACGTCGTCCTCGTTGTCGACTTCGGCGCACAGTACGCCCAGCTCATCGCCCGCCGGGTCCGCGAGGCCCGGGTCTACAGCGAGATCGTGCCGTCCACCATGCCGGTGGCGGAGATGCTCGCCAAGAACCCCCGGGCGATCATCCTCTCCGGCGGTCCGTCGTCGGTCTACGCCGAAGGCGCCCCCCGCCTGGACCGTTCGCTGTTCGAGGCCGGTGTCCCGGTCTTCGGCATGTGCTACGGATTCCAGTTGATGGCCACCGCCCTCGGCGGCACGGTCGACAACAACGGCGCCCGTGAGTACGGCCGCACCGCACTGGCGGTCAGCCGGCCCGGCTCCACCCTCTTCGAGGGCACCCCCGCCGAGCAGTCCGTGTGGATGTCGCACGGCGACGCCTGCTCGGCGGCCCCCGAGGGCTTCACCGTCACCGCGTCCACGGACCTGGTTCCGGTGGCCGCCTTCGAGAACGACGAGAAGAAGCTCTACGGCGTGCAGTACCACCCCGAGGTGCTGCACTCCACGCACGGCCAGCAGGTCCTGGAGCACTTCCTCTACCGCGGCGCGGGCATCGAGCCGACCTGGACGACCACCAGCGTGGTCGAGGAGCAGGTCGCCGCGATCCGCGAGCAGGTCGGCAGCAAGCGGGCGATCTGCGGGCTCTCCGGCGGAGTGGACTCCGCGGTGGCCGCCGCCCTCGTCCAGAAGGCCATCGGCGACCAGCTGACCTGCGTCTACGTCGACCACGGCCTGATGCGCAAGGGCGAGACCGAGCAGGTCGAGAAGGACTTCGTGGCGGCGACCGGCGTGCAGCTCAAGGTCGTCGACGCCAGCGAGCGGTTCCTCAACGCGCTGAAGGGCGTCTCCGAGCCCGAGCAGAAGCGGAAGATCATCGGCCGGGAGTTCATCCGGGTCTTCGAGCAGGCCCAGGCGGAGCTCGTCGCCGAGGCCGGCGCCGAGGGCGAGGAAGTGGCCTTCCTGGTCCAGGGCACGCTCTACCCGGACATCGTCGAGTCCGGCGGCGGCACCGGCACCGCGAACATCAAGTCGCACCACAACGTCGGCGGCCTCCCCGACGACCTGGAGTTCGAGCTCGTCGAGCCGCTGCGCAAGCTGTTCAAGGACGAGGTCCGGATGGTCGGCTCCGAGCTGGGCCTGCCCGACGAGATCGTCCACCGCCAGCCGTTCCCGGGCCCGGGCCTGGGCATCCGCATCGTCGGCGAGGTCACCCAGGAGCGCCTGGACCTGCTGCGCGAGGCCGACGCCATCGCCCGCGAGGAGCTGACCACGGCCGGTCTGGACCGCGAGATCTGGCAGTGCCCGGTGGTCCTGCTCGCCGACGTCCGCTCGGTCGGCGTCCAGGGCGACGGCCGCACCTACGGCCACCCCATCGTGCTCCGCCCGGTCTCCTCCGAGGACGCCATGACCGCGGACTGGACGCGCATGCCGTACGAGGTGCTGGCCCGTATCTCCACCCGCATCACCAACGAGGTCGCGGACGTCAACCGCGTCGTCCTCGACGTGACCAGCAAGCCCCCGGGCACCATCGAGTGGGAGTGA
- a CDS encoding 2-hydroxy-3-oxopropionate reductase, with protein sequence MSTIGFLGLGIMGSPMAVNLAKAGHTVLGWNRSPGKADALVAAGGREAASVAGAVADADVVITMVPASPQVEALAYGPDGIVANARRGALLIDMSSITPQTSVDLARNAAQKGLRVLDAPVSGGEAGAVEGVLSIMVGGERADFDAARPILEALGTTLVHCGPHGSGQTVKAANQLIVAVNIQAVAEAVVFLEKSGVDLAAALDVLGGGLAGSTVLTRKQDNFLRRAYDPGFRLELHHKDMGIVTDAARTVGAPLPVGAAAAQLIASAVARGDGALDHSALLRGVELLSGYGRER encoded by the coding sequence ATGAGCACCATCGGTTTCCTCGGCCTCGGCATCATGGGCAGCCCCATGGCGGTGAACCTCGCGAAGGCGGGCCACACCGTGCTCGGCTGGAACCGCAGCCCCGGCAAGGCGGACGCGCTGGTCGCCGCCGGCGGCCGGGAGGCGGCGTCGGTGGCCGGGGCGGTCGCCGACGCGGACGTCGTCATCACCATGGTCCCGGCGTCCCCGCAGGTCGAGGCGCTCGCCTACGGCCCCGACGGGATCGTGGCGAACGCCAGGCGCGGCGCGCTGCTGATCGACATGTCCTCGATCACCCCGCAGACCTCCGTCGACCTGGCCCGGAACGCGGCCCAGAAGGGCCTGCGGGTCCTGGACGCGCCGGTCTCCGGCGGCGAGGCCGGCGCCGTGGAGGGCGTGCTGTCGATCATGGTCGGCGGCGAGCGGGCCGACTTCGACGCCGCCCGGCCGATCCTGGAGGCCCTCGGCACCACGCTCGTGCACTGCGGTCCGCACGGCTCCGGCCAGACCGTCAAGGCCGCCAACCAGCTGATCGTCGCGGTCAACATCCAGGCCGTCGCCGAGGCCGTGGTCTTCCTGGAGAAGTCCGGTGTCGACCTCGCCGCCGCCCTCGACGTCCTCGGCGGCGGACTGGCCGGCTCCACCGTCCTGACCCGCAAGCAGGACAACTTCCTCCGGCGCGCCTACGACCCGGGCTTCAGGCTCGAACTCCACCACAAGGACATGGGCATCGTCACGGACGCCGCCCGCACCGTCGGCGCACCCCTCCCGGTCGGCGCCGCCGCGGCCCAGCTGATCGCCTCCGCAGTGGCCCGGGGTGACGGCGCGCTCGACCACTCGGCGCTGCTCCGCGGGGTGGAACTGCTCAGCGGGTACGGGCGGGAGCGGTAG
- a CDS encoding class II aldolase/adducin family protein — MPEPTPIPTEQLQFAMPPAHTGVDEERRYRKERLTAALRLFARHGLEEGVSGQVTVRDPEFADCYWANPFGVPFALLTVGDLVLVNGEGKVVDGRRHVNQAAFTLHAQIHRARPDVVAVAHSHSTHGRALAALGEPLDPITQEACAFYEDHALHTAYTGVVVDEEEGRRVAASLGPRKAVILRNHGLLTVGDSVDAAAWWFLTMERCCQVQLAARAAGEPVPIGHQDALRTREQLGSDLVAWINYQPLYQQIAHREPELFG, encoded by the coding sequence ATGCCCGAGCCGACGCCGATACCCACCGAGCAGTTGCAGTTCGCGATGCCGCCGGCGCACACCGGCGTCGACGAGGAGCGGCGGTACCGCAAGGAGCGCCTGACGGCGGCGCTGCGCCTGTTCGCGCGGCACGGCCTGGAGGAGGGCGTCTCGGGCCAAGTCACCGTACGTGACCCGGAGTTCGCCGACTGCTACTGGGCCAACCCGTTCGGCGTCCCCTTCGCGCTGCTGACCGTCGGCGACCTGGTCCTGGTCAACGGCGAGGGGAAGGTCGTCGACGGCCGCCGCCACGTCAACCAGGCGGCGTTCACCCTCCACGCGCAGATCCACCGGGCCCGCCCGGACGTCGTCGCGGTCGCCCACAGCCACTCCACCCACGGCCGCGCGCTCGCCGCCCTCGGGGAGCCGCTCGACCCGATCACCCAGGAAGCCTGCGCCTTCTACGAGGACCACGCCCTCCACACCGCCTATACGGGCGTGGTGGTGGACGAGGAGGAGGGGCGCCGGGTCGCCGCCTCGCTCGGCCCGCGCAAGGCGGTGATCCTGCGCAACCACGGGCTGCTGACGGTCGGCGACTCGGTCGACGCGGCGGCCTGGTGGTTCCTCACGATGGAGCGCTGCTGCCAGGTGCAGCTGGCGGCCAGGGCGGCCGGCGAACCGGTGCCGATCGGCCATCAGGACGCGCTGCGCACCCGGGAACAGCTGGGCAGCGACCTGGTCGCGTGGATCAACTACCAGCCGCTGTACCAGCAGATCGCGCACCGCGAACCCGAGCTGTTCGGCTGA
- a CDS encoding DUF4239 domain-containing protein, which yields MSQWLVLTIAMAAVCGVVLTITVLKERRIGEDDDPSETPDVIEYLTMMVGVVYAIVLGLAIAGVWEARSGAEDTVRTEAQALHEVSARVQVWPAPVRDTIRKDVESYVGYVVHKEWPVMAERGELTQRGADLLAKVRTDVMGYHPRDDYERESYQPLVDQVAAADSARMARSDAADSTLPGVVWFGLIIGGVISIGVMYTLQIRRSGREMLMAGVFSALIAFLLFLVWDFDAPFSRGLQAAADPFLALFPHV from the coding sequence ATGTCGCAATGGCTGGTGCTGACCATCGCCATGGCCGCGGTCTGCGGCGTCGTCCTGACCATCACCGTCCTCAAGGAGCGCCGGATCGGCGAGGACGACGACCCCTCCGAGACGCCTGACGTGATCGAGTACCTCACGATGATGGTGGGGGTGGTGTACGCGATCGTGCTGGGCCTGGCCATCGCCGGTGTCTGGGAGGCCCGGAGCGGCGCCGAGGACACCGTGCGGACCGAGGCGCAGGCGCTGCACGAGGTCAGCGCGCGGGTCCAGGTCTGGCCGGCGCCCGTACGGGACACCATCCGCAAGGACGTCGAGTCCTACGTCGGCTATGTCGTCCACAAGGAGTGGCCGGTGATGGCCGAGCGCGGGGAACTGACCCAGCGGGGCGCCGACCTGCTGGCGAAGGTCCGTACCGACGTCATGGGCTACCACCCGCGGGACGACTACGAGCGGGAGTCCTACCAACCGCTCGTCGACCAGGTCGCGGCCGCGGACAGCGCCCGGATGGCCCGTTCCGACGCGGCGGATTCCACGCTTCCGGGGGTGGTGTGGTTCGGGCTGATCATCGGGGGCGTGATCTCCATCGGGGTGATGTACACCCTCCAGATCCGGCGTTCGGGGCGGGAGATGCTGATGGCCGGCGTGTTCAGCGCGCTGATCGCCTTTCTGCTGTTCCTGGTCTGGGACTTCGACGCACCGTTCAGCCGGGGGCTGCAGGCGGCCGCGGATCCCTTCCTGGCCCTGTTCCCGCACGTGTGA
- a CDS encoding TQO small subunit DoxD: MAHAHRTHPVDVGEARTGGLRGGPGRLALLPLRIFLGATFLYAGLQKLTDPAFLAAGGKGSLGALLGQVHGSAALPQLVELAQRSPVAFGYAVAGGEVLVGIGTLLGLLGRLAALGGALISLTLWLTVSWPATPYYYGNDLAYLMAWTPLVLAGAPGFSLDAALANRRRRHGTRLYG, translated from the coding sequence ATGGCTCACGCACACCGCACACATCCCGTCGACGTCGGTGAGGCCCGAACCGGCGGACTCCGCGGCGGCCCGGGGCGGTTGGCGCTGCTCCCGCTGCGGATCTTCCTGGGGGCCACCTTCCTCTACGCGGGGCTCCAGAAGCTGACCGACCCGGCGTTCCTGGCCGCCGGCGGGAAGGGATCGCTCGGCGCGCTGCTGGGGCAGGTGCACGGCAGCGCCGCGCTGCCGCAGCTGGTGGAGCTGGCGCAACGCAGCCCGGTGGCCTTCGGCTATGCGGTCGCCGGCGGCGAGGTGCTGGTCGGCATCGGGACGCTGCTGGGGCTGCTGGGACGGCTGGCGGCCCTCGGCGGCGCGCTGATCTCGCTGACGCTGTGGCTCACCGTGAGCTGGCCCGCCACTCCCTACTACTACGGCAACGACCTCGCCTACCTGATGGCCTGGACACCGCTGGTGCTGGCCGGCGCGCCGGGATTCTCGCTGGACGCGGCGCTGGCCAACCGCCGCCGGCGGCACGGCACCCGGCTCTACGGCTGA